A segment of the Ferrimicrobium sp. genome:
CGCCCACGCGACCTGAGCTAAACATTGCCTTGGCGATGATATACCAGACACGTGTGCAGCCACCGCGCAAGGGATTGTCGGCGAAACCAGCCCCGATCGATTACCGACTTGCCTAAACGGTTTAACGGCGTTGACTCGACTATCGAGCCTTGCACTGCTGGACTATCCGATAGGCGTCATGTGACAACAACCATCACGTACTTGCTAGCCAACGAAGAAGGCCCATTATCAGACCGAACCATCTCCGCTTCATCAGCGCGAAATCCTCGACCTGCCACCTGTGCTACTCTCTTTTTTTACTTAGGACTCAAGCGCCAGGGGTGATCCCTCACACCAGGGCCTATGCCTCGCTGTTGGCAACCTCGTCGAGTGCGATCTGGAGACTCATCAGTTCATCGTCACCGAGGCGGTCCGCCAGCATGCGGGTGAGAACTCGATCATGGGTCGATAGTGCCTCCCCTAGCTTGTCCCGACCCGCCTCCGTCAGCACCGCGAAGGTGCCACGTCGATCGGTTGGACAACTTCGCCGGGCGACCCAACCCATCAAAACCAGTGAATCGACTCGCCGAGAAAGGGCGCTGCGCGATAGCAGCGCAAGTTGGGCTAACTCGGACAGGCGCAGTTCACCACCTTGAGCAGCGTCAAGATGGAGCAGTACCTCAAAGTCCGCAAAGCTTAGGCCATGGCGTTCGTTCAATTCAAGATCCAGCTGCCAAAGCAGCCGGGCGTGCGCAGCCAAGATCGACCGAAAGGCACCAAGCGCCGACGTTTTGACCGATGAACTACCACATTCTCGCATATTTGGTTGCACCCGCAATTATTTCGTTTATACTGTGTTTTATTCTAACCGACTTATGAAAGGAACAAGACATGGCAACAACGTCAGCAAAAGATCTCGGAATCACCCCCGGAGCATGGAATCTGGATCCCGCTCACTCGAGCGTCGAGTTCACGGTTCGCCACCTTATGGTCTCGAAGGTTCGAGGGCACTTCGAGAAGTTCACGGCTACCACCAACATCGATGATGACGTGACCAAGAGCTCGGTCACCGCCTCCATCGAGGTAGGGTCGATCACCACCCGTGATGAAGCACGTGACAATCACCTGCGCAGCGCTGACTTTTTCGAAGCCGATAAGTACCCAACGATCGAATTTGTCTCCACGGCAATCCGTCCAAACGGCGACGATTGGAAGCTCGTTGGAGACCTCACCATTCGAGGGATCACCAAGCCTATCGAACTCGACCTCGAATTCAACGGAACCCAAGCCGACCCTTACGGCGGTGTCCGCACTGGCTTTAGTGCCACCGGCGAGCTCTCCCGCAAGGAGTACGGAATCGAGTGGAATGCTGCCGTCGACGGTGGTGGCGTGGTCGTTGGTGACAAAGTCACCATCAACCTCGAAATCGAGCTCGTCAAGGCCTAAGTCTCCATCAAGGGGCTATGCCTCTGGGACCGATACTAACTATTGCCGAGGGGCTATCCGATCATCGATCGAATGGCCTCTCGGCTTTTTTCTAGGTCAGCTCGATCTCTACGTATGCGTAATAGCAACCGCCTCCCCCGCCACAAGACCAGATGGCCCAGGCAATCAGCCCATGATCTGGGCCAGCCGGTGGCGATTTGGCCGAGTGGCCGTCTCGTCTCTGACTGAGCGAACCGTGACCACTGGGCACAAAGGAGCCGTCACACCACATTCGCAACCATCAAGCCGGTCGCGATCGACTCGTTTGCTTACGCAACTGATCCATACAAGCTTGGTCCCATGGCGACAAGGCCCACCACGAGAAACCATCGTAAAGGTGGACCCAAAGACCCTTGATCGAATATCCACGATCCGACAACGACCAATCGAAGGCACTCTCTACGGGATCGAGCGCTCTGTGGGACCGAGCGCTCTGTGGGATCGAGCGCTCTGTGGGATCGAGCGCTCTGCAGAATGGAAAGGACTAGCACTCGGTCAATGCGAACCCTCGGCGGCGATGCGCTCGGTTATGCAATAATCTGAGTCACCGGCCGCGCGTTACCCCCGACCCCCGACCGATCAGACGGTCAAGCCAGCCATCTGACAGTCGACGACGTTACTTCTTAGCCGGCTGGTAATACGGGTTGTTGCCGGCAGCGTGGTTGGTCACGTCGACAACCTCGACGATCTCAGGAACGGCATCTTGAATAGCCGTTGCGATGCCCTGGGAAAGCGTCATCGCCGCCAATCCACAACCTTGACAGCCCCCGCCCATCAGTACGTAGGCTCGGCTGTCCACGACGCCCGCGAGCTCCGCGTAACCGCCGTGTGCGGCAATGGCCGGATTGACCTGCTCCGAGAGAATGGCGTTCACCCGCAACGCCAAGTCATTCGCGAGCGCCTCAGGACCGAAGTCGGGCAGATCGCTCGCCTCTGGCGTTGGGGTGTTTGGGTTCACAATCGCGAGTTCGCCGTCATCACCCACCTCCAGCGTCGCGCCGGTAAGCCGTTCAACAGATGCTTGGGGTACCACCACGTTAAGGTCCCCAAAACGCGACTGCACATCTCCTGGTGTTACCTGAGCAAGCTCTTGGAAATAGACGTCGTAGAGGAATGATGTTCCATCATTACCCGCCACCTCGATCCAAAGCGCGAGCGTATCTGGCGAACCCTCATCAGCCAACGCCTCTAAGACCACCTCAACCGCTGCATCGGTTACTCGAAAATCGCTCATGGCTCCCGTTCCTCACTTCGATGAAGTGATATCCTGTCAAGCAGACAACACCTTGGTGTTGCCCCTTGGAGCACCCAAGCTAACCAATCATCGATCGCTCGATCGACCGGTTCACCTGGTGCCAGCACGCCAACGTGCATCGCTCATGGTACCATTCTAGACACATGGAACACATCGTCCTCGTCGTCCCGGCTGAGAGTTACCGGGCGGATGCCTTCCTACAGGCCGCTCAGCGAGCCTCCCAACAGCTCACGGTCGTCACCGACGCCGAATTACCCCTTGGAGACCAAAACCTCGCAATCGAGAGCATGCAACCAACACCCGAAGAACTCGCCCGGATCGAAGAGCTCCTCTTTACCCGTGCTCCCTCGATTGTTCTCGGCGTCGACGAGGTCTCCACTCGGTTGGCAGCCCGACTCAGCGACGCAATCGGTCTCACAACCGAGCGATCCGCCATGGTCGAACGCGCCATCGACAAGGCCACGTTACGCGAAGCACTCGCGCTAGCAGAGGTCAATCAGCCCTCGTTTGTCGTCACTACGATCGCTGCCCTCAAGTCACAAACCCGGAAGGAGTTCGAGACCCTCGTCGACTCCGTTGGTGACGATTTCATTATCAAGCCGACCCATGGGACCGCTTCGAGAGGCGTCATCCGTGCCCATCGCAACGATCTCCACCAGGCGCTCGACCTGCTCAGTCGCGTCCAAGACCCGTCGGCACCAGTGCTGCTAGAACGCTACGTCGAAGGCGCAGAGTTCGCGATCGAAGGCATCGTCCATGGCGATCAACTCGAGATCCTCATGATCTTTGCCAAACCCGACATAGGTACTGGACCTTACTTTTGGGAATCGACCTATATCGGGCCTGCGCATCTGACAGAACGAGAACGGCGTGAACTCACCAGCACCCTCGAACGCGGCATCCGAGCCCTCGGTCTCAAAGATACGCCGATCCACGCCGAACTCCGCCTCGCAAACGAGCGAGCCACCATCCTCGAGATCGCCCCACGCTCCATCGGGGGTCGTTGTTCAGCGGCCCTGCGCTTTGGTGATGGACAGCGTCTCGAGGACATCATCCTCGCTCGGGCCCTTGGTGACACCCGCATCGCAAGACCGCTACACAAGACCGTTGGCATCTACATGATCCCGACACCACGCGAGGGGATTCTCGCCGGGGTTGCGGGTATCGATGCTGCGCGTAGCGTCGGTGGGATTGTCGGCATCGAGATCACCGTGGCGAATGGGACACACGTGTTCCCACCGCCGTTCACCGATCGCTATCTTGGATTCATCTTTGCCCAAGATCCTGGTCAAAGCCGCGTAAGGCAAGCGCTCGCCCGAGCAGCGGGCTTGCTCGAGATTCGGATCGACCCGGTCTACTAGACTGCTTGGGATGTCTGCACTCTTCGTCTCGACTTATGAGCTTGGCCATCAACCCCAGTTTGGAGCCGAACTTGCGGCCGAGATGCCTGAAGGGTCACTCCAGGTTTTGGACCTCACAAAGGTACCCTTTGACGTGGCCCTTGATGCGATCAACCAGGTTGAACAGCTGGTCATCACGGCTCCCATGCTCACCGGAGCGCTCGTTGCGAAGGATCTGTTAGCCGCGCTCGAGGTGGGTCAGCCCAAGCGCACCCTGATCGTGGTGGGGCTCTATGCCAACGTCTTGAAAGAATCACTTGCCCATCCCCCCACCGCCATCTGGCTCGATCGTGCGAGCCCTGCCGAGATCGCCGCCATCTTAGCGCCGGCCTCGACGACAGCATCGGAGGCCAAACCGCGTGTAACTGGTCGACGGCCCTATCGAGTCGATCGCTCCGTCTTAGCGCCACTTGAGCAGTATCGAAGTGTCAGGATCGACGACCGCGACCTCGTGACCGGCTACCTGGAGACGTCGGTTGGTTGCCGACACCGTTGCCTCCACTGCCCGGTGGCCGCCATCTGGAACGGACGAATCGCCGTCAATGACGCAGAGGCAGTCGTAGCCGACGGCCTCGCCCAGATTGAGGCCGGAGCCCAGCACATCAGCTTCGGTGATCCCGACTTTCTCAATGCGCCTCGACACTCGCTGGCCGTCCTGCAAGCGTTGGCAGAAAAAGCGCCCTGGGTTACGTTTGACATCACGACCAAGATTTCAGAGATCCTCCGGCACCGCGATCTCCTTCCACGACTTGGTCAGCACCACGTCAACTTCGTCATCTCCGCCGTTGAAAGCCTCAACGACGAGGTACTTGCCCACCTTGACAAGGGCCACCAGGCAGCCGACGTGGCCGTTGCGAGAGACCTCCTCTACCGCCATGACATTGGTATGCATCCAACCTTCGTCCCCTTTAATCCGTGGGCCGAGATGCATGACCTTGTGGATATCATCGACTTCGTCATCGAGTCGGACGTGATCGAGGTCGTAGAGCCAATCCAGTACTCGATCGAGCTCCTGACGCCAACCAACTCCCTCCTCCCGATCGGCAACGACGACTTTGGGGCCTACGACGCAGACGTGATGGGCTATCGGGTTCGCTATCGCGATGCTCGCCTACCCCAACTCCAGGATCGGCTCTATCGCATCGCGAGCGACGCTGGCGATGCGAGCTTTGGCCAAACCTTTCGCCACATCGCCGAGGCGGTCTACGAAGCCAACGAACTACATGTCCGCGAGGACTATCGGCCACGAGTCGAGGCACCCAATCCGGCGGTGATGAGCGAGCCCTGGTTCTGCTGCGCGGCGCCCGCCAAACCGCGCTAATCCATGGTGGATGCCGAAGAGCTCCTCAGGGGTCTTAGCCGGGAGCAGCGTGAGGCCGTCGTTGCGCCGGCTCCTCTACTCATCGTCGCGGCGGCTGGCTCGGGCAAGACGCGAGTCCTGACCCATCGCATCGCCTATCAGATCGCTACCCACACGGTGCAAAGCACCCGATCGGTAGCGATCAGCTTCACCCGAGCCGCGGCATGGGAGGTATCGAGGCGGCTCTATCGCCTTATCGATGAGGCACCACCCCCGTGCGGGACGTTCCACTCACATGCGCTGGGCTTGGTGCGTGACGGCCTTGGTATGCTCGGTAGGTCGATGCCTCGCCTGATCGGAGACCCCTGGGTGTTGGTGGGCGAGTCCAAACAAAAATTGGGAGAGTCCCGTCGTCGAGCCGTCGCCGCTGAGATTGACCGCCTTCGTGCCCACGGCCTTAACGCCACCGATCTCAGCGAGCATCGAGATTTCGTAGGTATCGCTGACCCAGATGAGCTCATTTCCATCATGGTGGCGATGGAGCGGGCGAAAGCGCGCGAGCACCTCATAGACCTCACCGATGTGGTGCGCATCGCGACCGAGCTGGTCGCACGCAACGACGGGGTTGGGGAGGCACTCCGTCTTCAAGCTCGATGGGTCTACATCGATGAATTCCAAGACGTCAACCCACTACAGCTGCGCTTCATCGAGCGGTGGATGGGTGGCGACCTGAGCGGGCTGACCGTGGTGGGAGATCCAAATCAATCGATCTATGGTTGGAACGGATCGGATCCGAGGCTCATGGCTCAGCTTCATGAGCGGGTTCCGACATTGACGCGCGTCGCACTCTCTGTCAACTACCGATCCACCGCCTCACTGGTTGACGCAGCCAACCCGGTCATCGACCCGGGGCTGGATCTACACGTACGAGCCCAACGCCAAGGGGGGCAATCCCCCCAACTCCTCGAGGCAGCGACCGGGCGAGCCGAGGCCGAGATGGCGGCCCACAAGATCCAGGAACTGCACTATCGTGGGGTTAGTTACGCCTCCATGGCAGTGCTGGCACGGACGATTCGGCAGCTAAGAACGGTTGAGGAGGTGTTTGGACGCCTCGAGATACCCCACAGCGTCCTCGGCATGACGCCGCTAGCATCAGCGCCAGCCGTGATCGACCTCATGCGCACCGCGCGCACCGAACGCCTGGCAATCAGTGAGATCTGCGACATGATCGAGGAGGCCCTGATCGTCTCCACCCCGGAATCTCGGACCAATCAGCGGCTCCTCCTTGAGGTGGCCACCGAGTTGCGGCGGCAGGATCCAGCCGCCGACTATGGGGCACTCGATGAACTGCTCAGGGGTTTGCAGGTTAAAGGCATCGAAGCCGTCTCCATCACGACGTTCCATCGCGCCAAGGGGCTCCAGTGGCATCACGTCCACCTCATCGGCATTGGCGACCGCAGCTATCCGTCGCGACGAGGGCTAGCGCAGTCGCTACTCGATGAGGAGCGTCGCCTGCTCTATGTTGCCATGACGCGCGCGACTGACTCTCTGACGATCAGCTGGTCAAAGCCGAGCACGCGACCGTCGGAGATGCTCACACACCTCCCCTTTGGCGAGGTCATGACCACCCCAGCCTCCATCGCCACCGGCGGCGCTCCATCGCTGGCAACCAAACTCGATCGCTGGCGTGTCATCGTGGCAAAGGAGCGCAAGCTGCCGGCCTATCTGATCCTCTCCGATGCCGATCTGAGACGACTCACCCGTCAGCGCCCAAACGATCGACACGCGCTCGTCACCACGCTGACGACGCCACTTCTGATGGAGTCGCCACAGCTCATCGACCGCCTCATGGCTGAACTCACCAAATGAATGGTTTACCAAGACTTCCTAACGGTTGGCCCCATGACACTGCCTCACTGTTGCTAGCGAAGCCTTTGTTCCAGAAGCTGCCTATCCAAATGATCGACACGGTGGCTGTCATTCGCGCAGCCCCTCGGACCCTTTCCGACACCGCCTATCGCTCAAGTCGAACAAGGTTGTAATCGACGCTGTAAACGATCGGTGCCACGACATCAATGACCGCTCAACCATCACCACAGACGCCTTCACCAACCGATGATCTGCCATCACATGGACCACCCTGCCAGCACAGCACGACGGTGCTGGCACCACTCACGCGCCCTCGTTGGCGTTGGCACCGAGCGCGATCGGTCGTCCACCACCTCAATGGACTCAGTCGATGCGAAACTCCACGATCACGGGCGCGTGATCAGATGGCTTCGGCGCGGCTCGGGTCTCACGATCAACGCGATAAGAACCGAGCTGCTCTCGCAACGACGCTGAGGCTAGCACGAGATCGATTCGCATCCCCATCCCTCGGCGAAAGGCACCCTGGCGGTAGTCCCACCAGGTAAATCGAGGCTCTTGGGTGGTGAGCGCCGTGCCGCAGTCAAACAAGCCAAGGTCGAGAAGGCGACCGAGCGCCGCACGCTCTGGTTCACTCACATGGGTGGCACCGGCTAGCGCCGACGGATCCCAGACATCCTCGTCGACCGGGGCGATATTGAAGTCCCCAGCCACCACCACTGGGCCTGCGTTCATTGCCTCCATCAACCACGTCCTCAGTTGGTCGAGCCACTCAAGCTTGTAGAAATAGTGCGGATCATCGAGCGCACGACCATTTGGGATGTAGGCCGAGCAGACACGGATGCCATGCACCTCGCCGGTAATGAACCGAGCCTCTTCGGCATCACCACCAAAACCCAGCGATTGCTCGATCAATGGCTCACGAGTGACGAGCGCGACCCCATTCCAACTCGAAACCCCCCAATGAGCAACCTGATAACCAAGATCGCTAAAGAGCGCCTCGGGAAAGTCCTCATCTCGAACCTTCGTCTCCTGAAGACACAGGACATCAGGCTGGTGGGTCTCGAGCCAGGCGCTCACCAGCTCGGCGCGTGCGCGTAACGAATTGACATTCCAGGTCGCTAGCAGCACGTCACGCTCCAGCGGGCGCGATGATGAAAAAGAGGTTGACCTCACAACAGAGTTCTCCTTCGACGGTGGCCGTGCCTTGGCCTTTGCCGGCGCGCGCGGAAAGGCTCGTCATCTCGATCGAGAGTTCCAGCAGATCACCGGGGCGAACGACCCTGCGAAACCGCGCTCGATCAATGCCCCCGAACAGTGGCAACGTCCCTGCGTACCGGGGATCGCTTAACACCACGGCCGCACCAAGTTGGGCGATGGCCTCGACCTGATAGACGCCAGGCAGCACCGGGTTGCCCGGGAAGTGACCGGCTAGAATCTCGAGCTCAGGTGACACCGACAAGCTCCCCTGCCCAAAGACTCCGGGCTCCAGGGTGTCGATGCGGTCGACAAGAAGAAACGGCGGCCGGTGCGGGATGAAATCCCGAGGATCGTATGTGGTCATTAGTACTGCAAACCTTTCTCACGCTCGCCACAAGACTAACCCAACACCACCTCATCCGACACCACTTGATCCGGCCCGACCGACAAGGTCGACACAGCTGCATACGATTCCACGCAAGCTCACCAATGACGAGCCAGTGGGCATCGCGATCGAGCCCACGAGACCGCAACCTCGGGTCCCTTGACACATCCGCCGACACACAGCGCCCAAGACCCGCATCAAGCTACGATCGCACTTGGATTCGTCGCCCATCAGGACGAACGCAGATCGCACACAGCGATCGAACGCGATCAGCCACACCCCCACCTCTCCCCGTCCCTGCGGGCACCGCATCACAATGGATGATGGCTCGCCTCCGATCACAGCCGCCACGTAGCGCTAGCGCAGCTGTTGCGGGAATAGGCGCTCTGTCGTTGACACGGTCAACACCATCGAATCAGCATCACTTCGAACGAGCGATCTCGCGGGTGCGCGAGTATCGGGTGATCGATCTACCATCAAGGGTCATGATCGACCGATTCGACACGCGCACCTGGCCACAGATCGTACTCACCGGGTTTATGGGTGCAGGCAAGTCCACACTTGGGAGCGCCCTGGCCACCCAGCTCGACATACCCTTCTTTGACAGCGACCTCCTCATCGAGGCCGAGACCCACACGAGCATCGCCGACCTGTTTCGTAAGGTCGGTGAGCCTCGCTTCCGTGAGCTCGAACATGAGTGCATCGCGCGTGTGGCAGCTCGACCCCGAACGGTGCTCGCGCTAGGCGGCGGAGCCCTCATGCACCCAGGAACCCGATTGCTCCTCGCTCCGTCCTGCGTCGTCTATCTCGAGGTCACGGTCGATACCAGTCGCGTTCGCATCGGTGACCCAGTGGGCCGACCCCTGGCTCAGAGCGCTAACCTCGAGCGACTCCTCACCGAACGCGATCCAATCTATCGATCCACCGCAACCTTCGTGTTGCCCGAACGAGCTGAGACACAAGATGCGACGCTGGCTCGACTTATCACCTCGCTCACCGAGCATCTCTCGCCAGAGCAAACACCGTAACGGGTTCGTGAAAGCGACGTCACATCAGATGGCGTCGGTCGCAATCGATTGATCCGTCAGGGATCCGCTATTAACAAAAATGTCAGCCAGGAAGTTAATGATCCGCTCCATGCGGATGATACCGACGGGTCTACTCCGCTTGTCAACACAGATGATAGGGTCAAAACGCGTCTCACGGGGACGGCTAAGCGCACGGACCGCGATTTCGCGAATCCCTTCTTCGGGGTGCACTACCAGGCTTGGCGCGACTGCCCACGATCGTCCTTCCTCAGAGAGTGATAGTGAACAGATGTTGCCTTTGAGGTCGACCACGCAAATCGTGGCCTGCTGGCTCGAGGCATTCAGTGGCTCAACCGTTGGATCGTCACGGTTGCATCTTGCGTCTTGGGCTTTATCGTTCACCGTAACGACATGGGACTGCAGGAGAGGCTCTCCTTTGACCCTCACGGTTAGAGGATCCATCAGCGCCCCAAGGCTATCTACGTGCATTCGTCGAGTGTTCC
Coding sequences within it:
- a CDS encoding MarR family transcriptional regulator, producing the protein MRECGSSSVKTSALGAFRSILAAHARLLWQLDLELNERHGLSFADFEVLLHLDAAQGGELRLSELAQLALLSRSALSRRVDSLVLMGWVARRSCPTDRRGTFAVLTEAGRDKLGEALSTHDRVLTRMLADRLGDDELMSLQIALDEVANSEA
- a CDS encoding YceI family protein → MATTSAKDLGITPGAWNLDPAHSSVEFTVRHLMVSKVRGHFEKFTATTNIDDDVTKSSVTASIEVGSITTRDEARDNHLRSADFFEADKYPTIEFVSTAIRPNGDDWKLVGDLTIRGITKPIELDLEFNGTQADPYGGVRTGFSATGELSRKEYGIEWNAAVDGGGVVVGDKVTINLEIELVKA
- a CDS encoding NifU family protein; protein product: MSDFRVTDAAVEVVLEALADEGSPDTLALWIEVAGNDGTSFLYDVYFQELAQVTPGDVQSRFGDLNVVVPQASVERLTGATLEVGDDGELAIVNPNTPTPEASDLPDFGPEALANDLALRVNAILSEQVNPAIAAHGGYAELAGVVDSRAYVLMGGGCQGCGLAAMTLSQGIATAIQDAVPEIVEVVDVTNHAAGNNPYYQPAKK
- a CDS encoding ATP-grasp domain-containing protein is translated as MEHIVLVVPAESYRADAFLQAAQRASQQLTVVTDAELPLGDQNLAIESMQPTPEELARIEELLFTRAPSIVLGVDEVSTRLAARLSDAIGLTTERSAMVERAIDKATLREALALAEVNQPSFVVTTIAALKSQTRKEFETLVDSVGDDFIIKPTHGTASRGVIRAHRNDLHQALDLLSRVQDPSAPVLLERYVEGAEFAIEGIVHGDQLEILMIFAKPDIGTGPYFWESTYIGPAHLTERERRELTSTLERGIRALGLKDTPIHAELRLANERATILEIAPRSIGGRCSAALRFGDGQRLEDIILARALGDTRIARPLHKTVGIYMIPTPREGILAGVAGIDAARSVGGIVGIEITVANGTHVFPPPFTDRYLGFIFAQDPGQSRVRQALARAAGLLEIRIDPVY
- a CDS encoding ATP-dependent DNA helicase UvrD2: MVDAEELLRGLSREQREAVVAPAPLLIVAAAGSGKTRVLTHRIAYQIATHTVQSTRSVAISFTRAAAWEVSRRLYRLIDEAPPPCGTFHSHALGLVRDGLGMLGRSMPRLIGDPWVLVGESKQKLGESRRRAVAAEIDRLRAHGLNATDLSEHRDFVGIADPDELISIMVAMERAKAREHLIDLTDVVRIATELVARNDGVGEALRLQARWVYIDEFQDVNPLQLRFIERWMGGDLSGLTVVGDPNQSIYGWNGSDPRLMAQLHERVPTLTRVALSVNYRSTASLVDAANPVIDPGLDLHVRAQRQGGQSPQLLEAATGRAEAEMAAHKIQELHYRGVSYASMAVLARTIRQLRTVEEVFGRLEIPHSVLGMTPLASAPAVIDLMRTARTERLAISEICDMIEEALIVSTPESRTNQRLLLEVATELRRQDPAADYGALDELLRGLQVKGIEAVSITTFHRAKGLQWHHVHLIGIGDRSYPSRRGLAQSLLDEERRLLYVAMTRATDSLTISWSKPSTRPSEMLTHLPFGEVMTTPASIATGGAPSLATKLDRWRVIVAKERKLPAYLILSDADLRRLTRQRPNDRHALVTTLTTPLLMESPQLIDRLMAELTK
- a CDS encoding exodeoxyribonuclease III translates to MRSTSFSSSRPLERDVLLATWNVNSLRARAELVSAWLETHQPDVLCLQETKVRDEDFPEALFSDLGYQVAHWGVSSWNGVALVTREPLIEQSLGFGGDAEEARFITGEVHGIRVCSAYIPNGRALDDPHYFYKLEWLDQLRTWLMEAMNAGPVVVAGDFNIAPVDEDVWDPSALAGATHVSEPERAALGRLLDLGLFDCGTALTTQEPRFTWWDYRQGAFRRGMGMRIDLVLASASLREQLGSYRVDRETRAAPKPSDHAPVIVEFRID
- the fabZ gene encoding 3-hydroxyacyl-ACP dehydratase FabZ, producing MTTYDPRDFIPHRPPFLLVDRIDTLEPGVFGQGSLSVSPELEILAGHFPGNPVLPGVYQVEAIAQLGAAVVLSDPRYAGTLPLFGGIDRARFRRVVRPGDLLELSIEMTSLSARAGKGQGTATVEGELCCEVNLFFIIAPAGA
- a CDS encoding shikimate kinase, with the protein product MTRSTPSNQHHFERAISRVREYRVIDLPSRVMIDRFDTRTWPQIVLTGFMGAGKSTLGSALATQLDIPFFDSDLLIEAETHTSIADLFRKVGEPRFRELEHECIARVAARPRTVLALGGGALMHPGTRLLLAPSCVVYLEVTVDTSRVRIGDPVGRPLAQSANLERLLTERDPIYRSTATFVLPERAETQDATLARLITSLTEHLSPEQTP